One Brevibacillus choshinensis genomic window carries:
- a CDS encoding NAD(P)-dependent alcohol dehydrogenase, with product MIHANARAVFNPEGPFKLTEIERRDLQPHDVLIEIKYAGICHSDIHTARGEWGPVQYPLVPGHEIAGIVAQVGSEVTKYAVGDRVGVGCMVDSCGECVNCHKGEEQYCLNGMTGTYGATDRYGQYTQGGYSTHIVVTEDFVVKIPDGMELDVAAPLLCAGITTYSPLRHWGAGPGKKVAVVGLGGLGHMAVKLAHAMGAEVTVLSQSLKKKEDGLRLGADHYYATNDPETFAKLAGTFDLIVNTVSAKVDVNAYLSLLALDGTMVNVGAPADPLSVQAMSLIGHRRSYAGSMIGGIRETQEMLDFCAEHHIATEIEVISANQIDEAWERVLASDVRYRFVIDISTMENE from the coding sequence ATGATTCATGCCAATGCACGTGCTGTATTCAATCCGGAAGGTCCGTTCAAACTGACCGAGATCGAACGTAGGGACCTCCAGCCGCATGATGTCCTCATCGAGATTAAATATGCGGGTATTTGCCACTCTGACATCCACACGGCTCGCGGCGAGTGGGGACCGGTTCAATACCCTCTTGTTCCAGGGCACGAGATCGCTGGCATTGTCGCCCAAGTTGGTTCGGAAGTGACCAAGTATGCCGTTGGCGACCGCGTAGGGGTTGGCTGCATGGTTGACTCCTGCGGAGAGTGCGTGAACTGCCATAAGGGAGAAGAACAGTATTGCCTGAACGGAATGACTGGCACCTATGGGGCTACAGACCGGTACGGGCAGTATACGCAGGGTGGTTATTCCACGCACATCGTTGTAACGGAAGACTTCGTGGTTAAAATTCCTGATGGTATGGAACTTGACGTTGCCGCTCCGCTCTTGTGCGCTGGCATTACAACGTATTCTCCGCTGCGTCATTGGGGAGCCGGTCCCGGCAAGAAGGTCGCTGTTGTCGGACTTGGCGGGCTTGGCCACATGGCAGTGAAGCTCGCTCATGCCATGGGTGCGGAGGTCACAGTTTTATCCCAATCCTTGAAGAAGAAAGAAGACGGTTTGCGACTTGGCGCGGACCATTATTATGCGACGAACGATCCGGAGACGTTTGCGAAACTGGCCGGTACGTTCGATCTCATCGTAAATACAGTGAGCGCGAAGGTTGATGTGAACGCCTACCTTTCGCTGTTGGCTCTGGACGGCACGATGGTCAACGTCGGTGCGCCAGCCGACCCGTTGTCCGTTCAAGCCATGTCACTTATCGGTCATCGTCGGTCGTATGCTGGCTCGATGATCGGCGGTATTCGCGAAACGCAGGAGATGTTGGACTTTTGCGCTGAACACCACATCGCTACCGAGATCGAGGTGATTTCCGCCAACCAGATCGATGAAGC